In Desulfobulbus oralis, one DNA window encodes the following:
- a CDS encoding PEP/pyruvate-binding domain-containing protein has protein sequence MSTILGNLKSLFLSLRNRRSQDSVEGNPATSMNEQFRFRYALFKDLLNANTELLNILADIDLKLKGEQVFGFPYLKNQMDKAMRQAFVMVKSLDVMSGSRYRALYTALEQINESIKAIMAEHQAVQAPANVVPYAQITLRDADWAGGKNANLGEIRNRLGIPVPRGFAITTRAFQTFFDYNGLDEAIAGRKNVVYANELEHLNRFSAEAGQLIRSKPMPPELTREFAACCQEIWGDEQDCLLAMRSSAVGEDGELSYAGQYLTVLGVRFSELGEAYKQVIASLYSTRSLVYRSAKGVLDEHLAMAVACLEMVDSLASGVLYTRHPYNIVDENILINAVWGLGPYAVDGVIIPDSYSVSKGEPPLILEKTVTSKTVQLKLKAGGGTEERPVPAGEQDQPCLSDAQILELAAYGQALEEHYQCPQDVEWALTGQGELLILQSRPLRIENARHFGQLGAAPLPGRELLLDGCDIASQGVGAGPAVLVNALDDLENFPEKGVLIAHHSSPEFVAVMRTCSAIVVEAGSVSGHMAALAREFDVPTLISPEPVMSRIAAGTVVTVDAYAGRVYGGLVQELLNAGAKTKTTHIIGTPVHEQLQRIAKHVVPLNLTNPLSPEFTPEHCKTLHDLARFCHELSYQEMFRISDMASKLHGWSYRLDATLPMDIHLIDLGGGLSSVVQDNWQSVKLEHIDSAPGRALFTGMLNRDVHNLEPRPVNFRGFMSVMMQQGLEAGHVGERFGDRSYVIIADKYLNFSSRVGYHYSVVDVYCGETVNKNYITFTFKGGAADSVRKNRRVRAIALILERQGFKVDVKSDRVHARLQKYPRAYIMERVDMLGRLLIFTRQLDMLMTSERSIQWAAENFIAGNYKLEAMSEQTPD, from the coding sequence ATGTCCACCATTCTTGGCAATCTGAAAAGTCTGTTCCTGTCTCTGCGCAACCGGCGCAGCCAGGATTCCGTCGAGGGCAACCCGGCCACAAGCATGAACGAGCAGTTCCGCTTTCGCTACGCCCTGTTCAAGGATCTCCTGAATGCCAACACCGAACTGCTCAACATTCTGGCCGACATCGACCTCAAGCTCAAGGGCGAGCAGGTCTTTGGCTTTCCCTATCTCAAGAACCAGATGGACAAGGCCATGCGGCAGGCCTTTGTGATGGTGAAAAGCCTGGATGTCATGTCCGGCTCCAGGTACCGGGCACTGTATACGGCCTTGGAGCAGATCAACGAAAGCATCAAGGCCATCATGGCCGAGCACCAGGCCGTGCAGGCGCCGGCCAACGTGGTGCCCTATGCGCAGATCACCCTCAGGGATGCCGACTGGGCTGGCGGCAAGAATGCCAACCTGGGTGAAATCAGGAACAGGCTGGGCATTCCGGTACCGCGCGGCTTTGCCATCACCACCAGGGCCTTCCAAACCTTTTTTGACTACAACGGGCTGGATGAGGCTATCGCCGGCCGGAAAAACGTGGTGTACGCGAACGAGCTCGAGCACCTGAACCGCTTCAGTGCGGAGGCTGGCCAGCTCATCCGCTCCAAACCCATGCCGCCCGAGTTGACGCGGGAATTTGCGGCCTGCTGTCAGGAGATCTGGGGCGATGAGCAGGACTGCCTCCTGGCCATGCGGAGCAGCGCCGTGGGCGAGGATGGGGAGCTGTCCTACGCCGGCCAGTATCTCACCGTGCTGGGCGTGCGCTTTTCGGAACTGGGCGAGGCCTACAAGCAGGTGATTGCGAGTCTGTACTCCACCCGTTCACTGGTCTACCGCAGCGCCAAGGGCGTGCTGGACGAGCATCTGGCCATGGCCGTGGCCTGCCTCGAAATGGTGGATTCCCTGGCCAGCGGCGTGCTCTACACGCGGCATCCCTACAACATCGTGGATGAGAATATTCTGATCAACGCGGTGTGGGGCCTTGGTCCCTATGCGGTGGACGGCGTCATCATTCCCGATTCCTATTCGGTCAGCAAGGGCGAGCCGCCGCTCATTCTGGAGAAAACCGTCACCAGCAAGACGGTGCAACTGAAACTCAAGGCCGGGGGCGGCACCGAGGAGCGACCGGTGCCCGCAGGCGAGCAGGACCAGCCCTGCCTGAGCGATGCGCAGATCCTCGAACTCGCCGCCTACGGGCAGGCGCTGGAGGAACACTACCAGTGCCCGCAGGATGTGGAATGGGCGCTGACAGGGCAGGGCGAACTCCTGATTTTGCAGTCGCGGCCGCTCAGAATCGAAAACGCCAGGCATTTTGGCCAGTTGGGAGCAGCGCCCCTGCCGGGCCGCGAACTGCTGCTCGACGGTTGCGACATTGCCTCGCAGGGCGTGGGTGCAGGACCGGCGGTGCTGGTCAATGCTCTGGACGATCTGGAGAACTTTCCGGAAAAGGGCGTACTCATCGCCCACCATTCGTCGCCGGAATTTGTGGCGGTCATGCGGACTTGCAGCGCCATTGTGGTGGAGGCCGGCAGCGTCAGCGGGCACATGGCGGCTCTGGCCAGGGAATTCGACGTGCCCACCCTGATCAGCCCGGAGCCGGTCATGAGCCGCATTGCGGCGGGTACCGTCGTTACGGTGGACGCCTATGCGGGCCGGGTATATGGCGGGCTGGTGCAGGAACTCCTCAATGCCGGCGCCAAAACCAAAACGACCCACATCATCGGCACGCCGGTGCACGAACAACTGCAGCGCATCGCCAAACATGTTGTGCCCCTGAATCTCACCAATCCTTTATCTCCGGAGTTCACTCCGGAGCACTGCAAGACCTTGCATGACCTCGCCCGTTTCTGCCACGAGCTGTCCTATCAGGAAATGTTTCGGATCAGCGATATGGCCTCGAAGCTGCACGGCTGGTCGTATCGCCTCGACGCCACCCTGCCCATGGACATTCACCTGATCGATCTGGGCGGCGGCCTGTCCAGCGTGGTGCAGGACAACTGGCAGTCGGTGAAGCTGGAGCACATCGATTCGGCGCCTGGCCGCGCCCTGTTCACCGGCATGCTCAACCGGGATGTGCACAACCTGGAGCCCCGGCCGGTCAATTTCCGTGGCTTCATGTCGGTCATGATGCAGCAGGGTCTGGAAGCCGGCCATGTGGGCGAGCGCTTCGGCGACCGCAGCTATGTCATTATCGCGGACAAGTACCTCAACTTCAGCTCCCGTGTGGGCTACCACTACAGTGTGGTGGATGTCTACTGCGGGGAGACGGTCAACAAGAACTACATCACCTTTACCTTCAAGGGCGGGGCTGCGGATTCGGTGCGGAAAAACCGGCGGGTGCGGGCCATTGCCCTGATTCTGGAGCGCCAGGGCTTCAAGGTCGATGTCAAGTCCGACCGGGTGCATGCCCGCCTCCAGAAGTATCCCAGGGCCTACATTATGGAGCGGGTGGACATGCTGGGGCGGCTGCTCATCTTTACCCGCCAGCTCGACATGCTGATGACCAGCGAGCGGAGCATCCAGTGGGCAGCCGAAAATTTTATCGCGGGTAATTACAAACTCGAAGCCATGTCCGAACAGACACCGGATTGA
- a CDS encoding transposase → MSPGRRQAEQKSMWLTYDQLPQSQGHVFYERLQKLLHQKAFDAFLEQLCAPFYAEKLGRRSIPPGRYFRMLLIGYFEGIDSERGICWRCSDSLSLREFLGLGPTESVPDHSSLCRIRGRLPLEVHHEMFVFVLRILEQAKLLNGKYLGIDASSMEANAAMKSIVRRDTGETYQEMLERLAEESGIRTPTRAELIAFDRKRQGRKTSNKDWQSSTDEDARIAKLKDGRTHMAYRPEHVVDLESGAVVSAVIHPADQGDTTTLATTLDDAQAKLCAVRDKEGAPGIDEPFALVADKGYHSRNVLKDLPDSCTSQIIEAAHKGRLRWKGDMDARDAVYGNRGRLKFEKGKALLRARGEWVERSFAHCLERGGMRRVHLRGLANVEKRYIIHVAGFNLGILLRALFGFGSPRAGPMPLQHCFLPESAT, encoded by the coding sequence ATGAGTCCTGGTCGGAGGCAGGCAGAGCAGAAGAGCATGTGGCTGACCTATGATCAGCTGCCCCAGAGTCAGGGGCATGTCTTTTACGAGCGGCTGCAGAAGCTCCTGCACCAGAAAGCATTTGACGCCTTCCTCGAACAGCTCTGTGCGCCCTTTTACGCCGAAAAGCTCGGCCGCCGGTCCATCCCGCCGGGCCGCTATTTCCGCATGCTTTTGATCGGCTACTTCGAGGGCATCGACTCTGAACGCGGCATCTGCTGGCGCTGTAGCGATTCCCTTTCTCTGCGCGAATTCCTCGGGCTCGGCCCCACCGAATCCGTGCCTGATCACTCCTCCCTGTGCCGCATCCGGGGGCGTCTGCCGCTGGAAGTGCATCACGAAATGTTTGTCTTTGTGCTGCGGATTTTGGAGCAGGCCAAGCTGCTCAACGGGAAATACCTGGGGATCGACGCCTCTAGCATGGAGGCGAATGCTGCCATGAAGAGCATTGTCCGTCGGGATACGGGTGAAACGTATCAGGAAATGCTTGAACGCCTGGCTGAAGAGAGCGGCATCAGGACGCCAACCAGGGCGGAGTTGATCGCCTTTGACCGCAAGCGCCAGGGCAGAAAGACCTCCAACAAGGACTGGCAATCGAGCACCGATGAGGATGCGCGCATAGCCAAACTCAAGGATGGCCGCACCCACATGGCGTACAGACCTGAGCATGTGGTTGATCTGGAATCCGGGGCGGTAGTTTCTGCGGTGATACACCCTGCGGATCAGGGCGATACCACAACGCTTGCCACCACACTTGACGACGCCCAGGCCAAGCTGTGCGCGGTCAGGGACAAGGAAGGAGCGCCCGGCATTGACGAGCCCTTTGCTCTGGTGGCGGACAAGGGCTATCACAGCCGGAACGTGCTGAAGGATTTGCCGGATTCCTGCACAAGCCAGATCATTGAAGCGGCGCACAAGGGGCGATTGCGCTGGAAAGGCGACATGGATGCCCGGGATGCGGTGTACGGGAACCGTGGCCGGCTGAAATTCGAAAAGGGCAAGGCGCTTTTGCGGGCGCGGGGCGAGTGGGTGGAGCGCAGCTTTGCCCACTGTCTTGAGCGGGGCGGCATGCGGCGGGTGCATCTTCGCGGGCTGGCCAATGTGGAGAAGCGCTACATTATTCATGTTGCGGGGTTCAATTTGGGGATTCTGTTGCGGGCCCTGTTTGGTTTTGGCAGCCCCAGGGCTGGGCCGATGCCCCTGCAGCACTGCTTTTTGCCCGAATCGGCAACCTGA
- the larB gene encoding nickel pincer cofactor biosynthesis protein LarB, with product MNEASLLTLLTQVRAGALSPDEALARLRLLPVQELDGVRLDHHRRLRTGLPEAVLGASKTVAQLVRILRAMLAQQDVALATRVAPEKAEAVCRELSGLSYHAEARILSGNEQYVKAAGEGLITIVTAGTSDIPVAEEARVTLSLFGHETQCVYDAGVAGIHRILAQADLLQESRVVIVIAGMEGALPSVVAGLTPAPVIAVPTSVGYGAGAGGAAALLGMLNSCAPGLAVVNIDNGFGAACMAAAINRPAKRR from the coding sequence ATGAACGAGGCATCCCTGCTGACCCTGCTGACCCAGGTACGGGCTGGCGCGCTCAGCCCCGATGAGGCCCTGGCGCGGCTGCGCCTTTTGCCGGTGCAGGAACTGGACGGCGTCCGGCTGGACCATCACCGCCGCCTGCGTACCGGCCTGCCCGAGGCGGTATTGGGCGCATCCAAGACCGTAGCCCAACTGGTGCGCATCCTGCGCGCCATGCTGGCACAACAGGATGTGGCGCTGGCCACGAGAGTCGCCCCAGAAAAGGCGGAGGCGGTCTGTCGCGAGCTCAGCGGGCTCTCGTACCACGCGGAGGCCCGCATCCTGAGCGGCAATGAGCAGTACGTCAAAGCAGCGGGCGAGGGCCTTATTACCATCGTCACCGCCGGCACCTCGGACATTCCGGTGGCCGAGGAGGCGCGGGTGACACTGAGTCTGTTCGGCCACGAGACGCAGTGCGTGTATGACGCCGGCGTGGCGGGCATCCACCGCATTCTGGCCCAGGCGGATCTCCTGCAGGAAAGCCGGGTGGTCATCGTGATAGCGGGGATGGAAGGCGCGCTGCCTTCGGTGGTGGCAGGTCTCACGCCGGCCCCGGTCATCGCCGTGCCGACCAGCGTGGGCTATGGCGCAGGCGCAGGCGGCGCTGCCGCGCTTCTGGGCATGCTCAACAGTTGCGCACCGGGACTTGCGGTCGTGAACATCGACAACGGCTTCGGGGCGGCCTGCATGGCAGCCGCCATCAACCGGCCGGCAAAGCGGCGCTAA
- a CDS encoding sensor histidine kinase translates to MERNYTKIWWQHCLAIIGFSVIPLLIVNIALFLLFNRIYTDKVSENLQNRVEGRRDTVDLFLNERVAQIYTVAQTNKVQDLADEAYLNRIFSIMHTKSDSYVDIGLIDKEGNHLAYVGPYYEVLKSANYKNEKWFNAVIAHGIFISDIFMGYRNFPHFIIAVLIQTNKEPYILRLTINLENLDDIVQKAWTGTHSDSFIITRNNLLQTLPRFGGEYLSKPVFVHDPNNRAEPDPYPEFSSVVKTRVDRRTIGGHDVFLAAAPIRNTKWILVIKEDPDEILSPLAKGRAWMILFTALGLLAICTGAALFTNVLVNRMKQMDRENANQSDMLMQANKMIALSKMAAGVAHEVNNPLASIAENAGWMKDLLQEEELAASPNFQEFSTAIDKIEHHVVRARKVIQNLLGFARRMEPAKEKININNLLDETTGFLDNEARYVNIKIEKAYADDVPVITSDLSQIQQVVLNLLNNAIDAIGKDGIITVGSRYLAKSGQVELWVADTGKGMSEAELSKIFDPFFTTKAIGKGTGLGLSISYSIIEKLGGTIRVQSAVGKGTTFTITLPKN, encoded by the coding sequence ATGGAAAGAAACTACACGAAAATCTGGTGGCAGCACTGCCTGGCCATTATTGGCTTTTCCGTCATTCCACTGCTGATCGTCAATATTGCCCTCTTCTTGCTCTTCAACCGGATTTACACGGACAAGGTTTCGGAGAATTTGCAGAACCGGGTCGAGGGCCGGCGTGATACTGTAGATCTGTTCCTGAATGAACGGGTTGCGCAGATCTATACCGTAGCGCAGACCAACAAGGTTCAGGATCTTGCCGACGAGGCCTATCTGAATCGGATCTTTTCGATCATGCACACCAAATCCGATTCTTATGTGGATATTGGCCTGATTGACAAAGAGGGCAATCATTTGGCCTATGTCGGGCCATATTATGAAGTTTTGAAGTCAGCCAACTATAAAAATGAAAAGTGGTTCAATGCCGTCATTGCTCACGGTATATTCATCAGCGACATCTTCATGGGGTATCGCAATTTTCCCCATTTTATCATTGCAGTATTGATTCAGACTAACAAAGAACCCTATATTCTCCGCCTGACCATCAATCTGGAAAATCTGGATGATATTGTTCAGAAAGCCTGGACCGGCACCCATAGCGATTCTTTTATCATTACCCGCAACAATCTCCTGCAGACCCTGCCCCGCTTTGGCGGCGAGTACCTCAGTAAGCCTGTTTTCGTCCATGATCCCAATAACAGGGCGGAGCCGGACCCCTATCCCGAATTCAGTTCAGTCGTCAAAACCCGGGTTGACCGGCGCACCATTGGCGGGCACGATGTGTTTCTCGCTGCCGCGCCGATCCGCAATACCAAGTGGATTCTGGTGATCAAGGAAGACCCGGACGAGATTCTTTCTCCGCTGGCCAAGGGCCGGGCATGGATGATTCTGTTTACCGCCCTGGGCCTGCTGGCGATCTGTACCGGAGCGGCCCTGTTCACCAATGTGCTTGTCAATCGTATGAAGCAGATGGACCGGGAGAACGCGAACCAGTCGGATATGCTGATGCAGGCCAACAAGATGATAGCCCTGAGCAAGATGGCGGCCGGTGTCGCCCATGAGGTCAACAATCCTTTGGCTTCCATTGCCGAAAATGCCGGATGGATGAAAGACCTTTTGCAGGAAGAGGAACTGGCCGCCAGTCCGAACTTTCAGGAGTTCAGCACTGCCATTGACAAGATCGAGCACCACGTTGTGCGGGCGCGCAAGGTCATTCAGAATTTGCTGGGTTTTGCCCGCAGAATGGAACCGGCCAAGGAGAAGATCAATATCAACAACCTGCTGGATGAAACCACGGGCTTTCTGGATAATGAAGCCCGCTATGTCAATATCAAAATAGAGAAGGCATATGCCGACGATGTGCCGGTCATTACCAGCGATCTTTCCCAGATTCAGCAGGTGGTGCTGAATCTGCTCAATAACGCCATTGATGCCATTGGCAAGGACGGTATCATTACCGTGGGTTCGCGTTATCTGGCCAAAAGCGGGCAGGTGGAACTCTGGGTGGCCGATACGGGCAAGGGCATGTCGGAAGCCGAGTTGAGCAAAATTTTCGATCCCTTCTTCACCACCAAGGCCATTGGCAAGGGAACCGGACTGGGCCTGTCGATTTCGTACAGCATTATCGAAAAGCTGGGCGGGACGATTCGGGTGCAAAGTGCTGTCGGCAAGGGCACGACCTTTACCATCACCTTGCCCAAAAACTGA
- a CDS encoding LysM peptidoglycan-binding domain-containing protein produces MRLSRRNLCCTAVLCSFFLLTSCSSHHKTAGQPSPLQGEAFKHSKAYALPADDEEEVESTLSEPEESAGEEIAELDRLGAWQSVGEPGSGTAIPSGYVLSDYDFPVLVNRQVSYYLDLFQGRQHDMFARWLARSARYMPVIEKELSAAGLPRELAYLAMIESGCNPSAVSRAGAGGLWQFMPATGRRYNLAINSWVDERREPAKATRAAVRYLDKLYRQFGDWHLAVAAYNTGEGKVEQAIRDGGTNNFWELAATDALYAETKRYVPKLIAAIIIARNPTAYGFDDIDYEASPSYEVVHVPGNTSLGAVAETTGAPLRHLRALNNELLRSQTPPRQKYALRVPVGSSKVVLANIDRLQRRPAPASAPRHAAAYATHVVKKGETLNAISRQYKIRMTELLQANRLRVSSLQVGQRLQIPVAASSVLLAKNKRQAGPARVAGIRPGARQSYHVKKGDTLHAIASRHGVSVEQLRKWNGLGQKNDLRIGQQLALYKGQGAAPAARGVTLALTSAAKTSAAPAKPVAVQGWAKAAATQLASKIQTQQGPETTKALVSQHKTAGKQAVAVTVASKTAVKQPVAGKKAAPKSWYVVQKGDSMQAIARKSGISVEQLKKWNKLSSSKIEVGNRLLVRKS; encoded by the coding sequence ATGAGACTTTCGCGAAGAAATCTGTGCTGCACAGCTGTGCTCTGCTCGTTTTTTCTTCTGACCTCCTGCTCCTCCCATCACAAAACGGCAGGCCAGCCCAGCCCGCTGCAGGGGGAAGCATTCAAGCACAGCAAGGCCTATGCCCTGCCCGCCGACGATGAGGAAGAGGTCGAATCCACCCTGTCCGAACCAGAAGAAAGCGCGGGTGAGGAAATCGCCGAACTCGACCGTCTGGGCGCCTGGCAAAGTGTCGGCGAGCCCGGCTCCGGCACGGCCATCCCAAGCGGCTACGTCCTGTCTGATTATGATTTTCCCGTGCTGGTCAACCGGCAGGTCAGTTATTACCTGGACCTGTTTCAGGGCCGGCAGCACGACATGTTCGCCCGCTGGCTGGCCCGCTCCGCCCGCTATATGCCGGTGATTGAAAAGGAACTGAGCGCGGCGGGTTTGCCCCGGGAACTGGCCTACCTCGCCATGATCGAATCGGGCTGCAACCCCTCCGCCGTCTCCCGAGCCGGAGCCGGAGGTCTGTGGCAGTTTATGCCAGCCACGGGCCGGCGCTACAATCTGGCTATCAACTCCTGGGTGGATGAGCGCCGGGAGCCGGCCAAGGCCACCAGGGCGGCGGTGCGTTACCTGGACAAGCTCTACCGTCAGTTTGGCGACTGGCACCTGGCCGTGGCAGCCTACAACACCGGGGAAGGCAAGGTCGAGCAGGCGATTCGGGATGGCGGTACCAACAATTTCTGGGAACTCGCAGCCACGGATGCGCTGTACGCCGAAACCAAACGCTACGTGCCGAAACTCATTGCCGCCATCATCATTGCCCGCAACCCCACGGCCTACGGCTTTGACGACATCGATTACGAAGCGTCTCCCAGCTACGAGGTGGTCCATGTGCCCGGCAACACCAGCCTGGGCGCGGTGGCCGAGACGACCGGCGCCCCGCTTCGGCACCTGCGCGCTCTGAACAACGAGCTGCTGCGGAGCCAGACTCCGCCCCGGCAGAAATATGCGCTTAGGGTGCCCGTAGGCAGCAGCAAGGTTGTGCTGGCCAATATAGACAGGCTGCAGCGCCGTCCGGCCCCGGCATCCGCCCCGCGTCACGCGGCTGCTTACGCCACCCATGTTGTCAAAAAAGGCGAGACATTGAACGCCATCAGCCGGCAGTACAAGATTCGCATGACCGAGCTGTTGCAGGCGAACCGGCTGCGGGTCTCCAGCCTGCAGGTTGGCCAGCGTCTGCAGATTCCAGTGGCGGCGAGCAGCGTGCTCCTGGCCAAAAACAAGAGGCAGGCGGGTCCGGCCAGGGTGGCCGGCATCCGCCCGGGCGCCCGGCAGAGCTATCATGTGAAAAAGGGCGACACCCTGCACGCCATTGCCAGCAGGCACGGGGTCAGCGTCGAACAGCTCAGAAAATGGAACGGGCTCGGTCAGAAGAACGATCTTCGGATTGGCCAGCAACTCGCCCTGTACAAGGGGCAGGGCGCCGCCCCGGCGGCCAGAGGCGTCACACTCGCCCTGACCAGTGCAGCCAAAACCAGCGCCGCTCCTGCAAAGCCTGTGGCCGTGCAGGGTTGGGCCAAAGCCGCGGCGACTCAGCTGGCTAGCAAGATCCAAACGCAGCAAGGCCCCGAGACGACAAAGGCCCTGGTGAGCCAGCACAAGACAGCCGGCAAACAGGCAGTCGCCGTTACCGTGGCCAGCAAAACCGCGGTCAAGCAGCCGGTCGCCGGCAAGAAAGCGGCGCCCAAATCCTGGTATGTGGTGCAGAAGGGCGACTCCATGCAGGCCATTGCCCGCAAGAGCGGCATCAGCGTGGAGCAGCTCAAAAAGTGGAACAAGCTGTCTTCCAGCAAGATCGAGGTGGGCAACCGTCTGCTGGTCAGAAAGAGCTGA
- a CDS encoding response regulator: protein MEKAIRVLVVDDEDDFRETVVKRLNARKLQAAGVESGTRALEVLQAQEFDVVVLDVKMPGLDGIETLRLMKQRSSSPEVIMLTGHAAVEFGLKGMQLGAFDYIMKPAPINELLNTIGQAYRKKSGAPT from the coding sequence ATGGAAAAGGCCATTCGGGTGCTTGTCGTTGATGACGAAGACGACTTCCGGGAAACGGTCGTCAAACGACTCAATGCCCGCAAACTCCAGGCGGCAGGCGTCGAGAGCGGAACCCGCGCCCTGGAAGTGCTGCAGGCACAGGAATTCGATGTCGTGGTGCTGGATGTCAAAATGCCCGGTTTGGACGGCATCGAGACCCTGCGTCTCATGAAGCAGAGGTCGTCCAGTCCGGAAGTCATCATGCTGACCGGCCATGCTGCCGTGGAGTTCGGCCTGAAGGGCATGCAACTGGGCGCCTTTGACTACATCATGAAGCCAGCCCCCATCAACGAGTTGCTGAACACCATCGGCCAGGCCTATCGCAAGAAAAGCGGCGCCCCGACCTGA
- a CDS encoding DUF4881 domain-containing protein: MNMKPVLLIAAAALMLGVAGCDTSKYGQVEQGKVIAFDKDAQIVTVVHDTNIDPSNPKYDKMPPVVFKLPANPKEIGPLPKVGQRLQLNLEEKKLEIYDAQKQTLVYIDIPDADVQKDIGKEHALVKDQSFPKIDSEKGTITVYSGRLKALCTFGIPAGYENYPPETWTTGDEVRIYFKPESGQAGTRESPFQARRFMNITQTNIYKK; the protein is encoded by the coding sequence ATGAACATGAAACCCGTACTGCTGATTGCCGCCGCTGCTCTCATGCTGGGCGTTGCAGGCTGCGACACTTCCAAATATGGTCAGGTGGAACAGGGCAAGGTCATTGCCTTTGACAAAGACGCCCAGATTGTGACCGTGGTGCACGACACCAACATTGACCCCAGCAACCCGAAATATGACAAGATGCCGCCTGTGGTCTTCAAGCTGCCCGCCAACCCCAAGGAAATCGGCCCGCTGCCCAAGGTCGGTCAGCGCCTGCAGCTGAACCTGGAGGAAAAGAAGCTGGAAATATATGATGCCCAGAAACAGACTCTGGTATATATCGACATCCCGGACGCCGATGTGCAGAAGGACATCGGCAAGGAACACGCGCTGGTGAAAGATCAGAGCTTCCCGAAGATTGACAGCGAAAAGGGCACGATCACAGTGTATTCCGGCCGTTTGAAGGCGCTCTGCACCTTCGGTATCCCGGCCGGCTACGAGAACTATCCGCCCGAAACCTGGACCACCGGCGACGAAGTGCGCATCTACTTCAAGCCCGAAAGCGGTCAGGCCGGAACCCGGGAATCCCCGTTCCAGGCACGGCGCTTCATGAATATCACTCAGACCAACATCTACAAGAAATAG
- a CDS encoding NADP-dependent glyceraldehyde-3-phosphate dehydrogenase has product MDDMNKLFPAGPEAVPAAYRLPDLVEQREYLVAGKLRNWNGPFQEVLSPIGVQGQPTVIGRYPLQGEEEALAALDAAARAYDHGRGSWPTCGVEERIRCMAGFAAGMKERREEIVRLIMWEIGKSLEDAGKEFDRTVDYIVATIDALKNLDRLSSRFVIEEGVVGQIRRAPLGVVLCMGPFNYPLNETFTTLIPALIMGNTVVFKPPKLGVLLHRPLLELFQSCFPAGVVNTVYGSGRQVVGPLMASGRVDVLAFIGSSKAADAIKKQHPKPHRLRCALGLEAKNPAIVLPDADLEATVRECVQGALSFNGQRCTALKMLFVHRSIADLFVGRLCTAVNSLKPGMPWDEGVQITPLPEPDKCGWLTELIEDAKAHGARVMNAGGGEVAGTLLRPAVLYPVNDAMQLYRVEQFGPLVPVAVFDDLEEPLDYVVASDYGQQLSIFGRDPRQLAGLIDRLTNQVCRVNLNSQCQRGPDSFPFTGRKDSAEGTLSVSDALRVFSIRTLVAAKGTEANREILSRIVRGRESTFLSTDFIL; this is encoded by the coding sequence ATGGACGACATGAACAAGCTTTTCCCGGCCGGGCCGGAAGCCGTGCCGGCGGCGTATCGGCTGCCGGACCTAGTGGAGCAGCGAGAGTATCTGGTGGCTGGCAAGCTGCGCAACTGGAACGGCCCCTTTCAGGAGGTTCTCTCACCCATCGGCGTGCAGGGGCAGCCCACGGTTATCGGCCGCTATCCGCTGCAAGGCGAAGAGGAGGCATTGGCAGCTCTGGACGCCGCGGCCCGGGCCTATGACCACGGCCGTGGTTCCTGGCCGACCTGCGGCGTGGAGGAACGGATCCGCTGCATGGCCGGATTTGCCGCGGGCATGAAGGAGCGGCGGGAGGAAATCGTGCGGCTCATCATGTGGGAAATCGGCAAAAGCCTAGAGGATGCGGGCAAGGAATTCGACCGCACGGTGGACTACATCGTGGCGACCATCGATGCGCTGAAAAACCTGGACCGCCTGTCCTCCCGCTTTGTGATCGAGGAAGGCGTGGTGGGCCAGATCCGCCGTGCCCCCCTGGGCGTGGTGCTCTGCATGGGGCCCTTCAACTATCCTCTGAACGAGACCTTTACCACCCTGATTCCGGCGCTCATCATGGGCAACACCGTGGTTTTCAAGCCGCCGAAACTGGGTGTTCTGCTGCACCGGCCCCTTCTGGAGCTGTTCCAAAGCTGCTTCCCGGCAGGGGTGGTCAACACGGTCTACGGCAGCGGCCGGCAGGTCGTCGGCCCGCTCATGGCCTCGGGGCGGGTGGATGTGTTGGCTTTTATCGGCAGCAGCAAGGCCGCGGACGCCATCAAAAAGCAGCATCCGAAACCGCACCGGCTGCGCTGTGCGCTGGGACTGGAGGCGAAAAATCCGGCCATCGTGCTGCCGGACGCGGATCTGGAGGCCACGGTCAGGGAATGTGTGCAGGGGGCGCTGTCCTTCAATGGCCAGCGCTGCACTGCGCTCAAGATGCTCTTTGTGCACAGGAGCATTGCAGACCTTTTTGTCGGCAGACTCTGCACTGCGGTAAACAGCCTGAAGCCTGGCATGCCCTGGGATGAGGGCGTGCAGATTACGCCGCTGCCGGAGCCCGACAAATGCGGCTGGCTCACCGAACTGATCGAGGATGCCAAAGCCCATGGGGCCAGGGTGATGAATGCGGGCGGCGGCGAGGTGGCCGGCACTTTGCTGCGACCCGCGGTGCTGTATCCGGTGAACGATGCAATGCAGTTGTACCGCGTGGAGCAGTTCGGGCCCCTGGTGCCGGTTGCGGTCTTCGACGACCTGGAGGAACCGCTGGACTATGTGGTGGCCTCGGACTACGGTCAGCAGCTCAGCATCTTTGGCCGCGATCCCAGACAACTGGCCGGGCTGATCGACCGCCTGACCAATCAGGTCTGCCGGGTGAACCTGAACAGCCAGTGCCAGCGGGGGCCGGATTCGTTTCCGTTTACCGGTCGCAAGGATTCGGCGGAAGGCACGCTCTCGGTCTCCGATGCACTCAGGGTCTTCAGCATCCGCACCCTGGTGGCTGCCAAGGGCACGGAGGCCAACCGGGAAATCCTCTCCCGTATCGTCCGCGGACGGGAATCCACCTTCCTGTCCACGGATTTTATTCTCTAG